A genomic stretch from Streptococcus oralis includes:
- a CDS encoding CPBP family intramembrane glutamic endopeptidase, whose protein sequence is MKKYRLLFKMSAVFSYLFFVFGLSQLTLIVQNYWQFSSQIGNFFWIRNILSLLFSGVMIWILVKTGHGYLFRIPRKKWLWYSILTVLVVVLQISFNVQTAKHVQSIAEGWAVLIGYSGTNFAELGIYIALFFLVPLMEELIYRGLLQHAFFKHSRFGLDLLLPSILFALPHFSSLPSLLDIFVFATVGIIFAGLTRYTKSIYPSYAVHVINNIVATVPFLLTFLHRVFG, encoded by the coding sequence ATGAAAAAATATCGTCTTCTTTTCAAAATGAGTGCTGTCTTCTCTTACCTATTTTTCGTATTTGGTCTTTCTCAGCTGACTCTTATCGTCCAAAACTATTGGCAATTTTCTTCTCAGATAGGAAATTTCTTCTGGATTCGAAATATCTTGAGTTTGCTATTTAGTGGAGTCATGATTTGGATTCTGGTTAAGACAGGCCATGGTTATCTCTTTCGCATTCCAAGAAAAAAATGGCTTTGGTATTCGATTTTGACAGTATTAGTGGTAGTGCTCCAGATCTCTTTTAACGTTCAGACAGCTAAACATGTCCAGTCAATTGCGGAAGGTTGGGCTGTATTGATTGGTTATAGTGGGACTAACTTTGCAGAGCTAGGTATTTATATAGCCCTGTTCTTTCTGGTTCCACTGATGGAAGAGTTAATCTATAGAGGATTACTGCAACACGCTTTCTTTAAGCATTCGCGATTTGGTCTTGATTTGCTTCTTCCTTCTATTTTATTTGCTCTCCCTCATTTTTCAAGCCTGCCTAGTCTGTTAGATATCTTCGTCTTTGCAACAGTTGGGATCATCTTTGCTGGTTTGACCCGCTATACCAAGAGCATTTATCCATCCTATGCAGTGCATGTGATCAATAATATTGTAGCGACCGTGCCATTTTTGCTGACTTTTTTACATAGGGTGTTTGGGTAA
- a CDS encoding rhodanese-related sulfurtransferase → MAKDIRVLLYYLYTPIENAEQFAADHLAFCKSIGLKGRILVADEGINGTVSGDYETTQKYMDYVHSLPGMEDLWFKIDEENEQAFKKMFVRYKKEIVHLGLEDNDFDNDINPLETTGAYLSPKEFKEALLDEDTVVLDTRNDYEYDLGHFRGAIRPDIRNFRELPQWVRDNKEKFMDKRVVVYCTGGVRCEKFSGWMVREGYKDVGQLHGGIATYGKDPEVQGELWDGKMYVFDERIAVDVNHVNPTIVGKDWFDGTPCERYVNCGNPFCNRRILTSEENEDKYLRGCSHECRVHPRNRYVSENELTQAEVVERLAAIGESLETLVAQ, encoded by the coding sequence ATGGCAAAAGATATTCGTGTCTTACTTTACTACCTCTATACTCCAATTGAAAATGCAGAGCAATTTGCGGCAGATCACTTGGCTTTCTGTAAATCAATCGGCCTCAAAGGTCGTATCCTAGTCGCTGACGAGGGAATCAACGGAACCGTTTCGGGTGACTACGAAACAACTCAAAAATACATGGACTACGTTCACAGCCTCCCAGGAATGGAAGACCTCTGGTTCAAGATTGACGAAGAAAATGAACAAGCCTTCAAGAAGATGTTTGTTCGCTACAAGAAAGAAATTGTCCACCTTGGTTTGGAAGACAACGACTTTGACAACGACATCAACCCACTTGAAACAACAGGTGCTTACTTGTCTCCAAAAGAGTTCAAAGAAGCCCTTCTTGACGAAGATACAGTTGTCCTTGACACACGTAACGATTATGAGTACGACCTAGGACACTTCCGCGGAGCTATTCGCCCAGACATCCGCAACTTCCGTGAGTTGCCACAATGGGTTCGTGACAACAAGGAAAAATTCATGGACAAACGTGTCGTGGTTTACTGTACAGGTGGAGTTCGTTGTGAGAAATTCTCAGGCTGGATGGTTCGTGAAGGCTACAAAGATGTCGGTCAGCTTCATGGCGGTATCGCAACTTACGGTAAAGATCCAGAAGTTCAAGGCGAGCTTTGGGATGGGAAAATGTACGTCTTTGACGAGCGTATCGCAGTCGATGTCAACCATGTTAACCCAACCATCGTAGGGAAAGACTGGTTTGATGGAACACCATGTGAACGCTATGTCAACTGTGGAAATCCTTTCTGTAACCGTCGTATCCTAACATCAGAAGAAAATGAAGACAAGTACCTTCGTGGCTGCTCACACGAGTGTCGTGTTCACCCACGTAACCGCTATGTTTCAGAAAATGAATTGACACAAGCAGAAGTTGTTGAGCGCCTAGCAGCTATCGGTGAAAGCTTGGAAACATTGGTGGCTCAGTAA
- a CDS encoding ABC transporter substrate-binding protein, protein MKNWKKYAFASASVVALAASLAACGNLSGNNKKAADSASGDKPVLKMYQIGDKPDNLDELLENANKIIEEKVGAKLDIQYLGWGDYGKKMSVITSSGENYDIAFADNYVVNAQKGAYADLTELYKKEGAELYKALDPAYIKGNTVNGKIYAVPVAANVASSQNFAFNGALLAKYGIDISGVTSYETLEPVLKQIKEKAPDVVPFAVTKNFIPSDNFDYPVPNGLPFVIDLEGDTTKIVNRYEVPRFKEHLKTLHKFYEAGYIPKDVATSDTSFDLQQDTWFVREETVGPADYGNSLLSRVANKDIQIKPITNFIKKNQTTQVANFVISNNSKNKEKSMEVLNLLNTNPELLNGLVYGPEGKNWEKVEGKENRVRVLDAYKGNTHMSGWNTGNNWILYINENVTDQQIEDSKKQLAEAKESPALGFIFNTDSVKSEISAISNTMQQFDTAINTGTVDPDKAIPELMEKLKSEGAYEKVLNEMQKQYDEFLKNKKS, encoded by the coding sequence CTGTTCTTAAAATGTACCAAATCGGTGACAAACCAGACAACTTGGATGAATTACTAGAAAATGCAAACAAAATCATCGAAGAAAAAGTTGGTGCTAAATTGGATATCCAATACCTTGGATGGGGTGACTACGGTAAGAAAATGTCAGTTATCACATCATCAGGTGAAAACTATGATATCGCCTTTGCAGATAACTATGTTGTAAATGCTCAAAAAGGTGCTTATGCGGACTTGACAGAATTGTACAAGAAAGAAGGAGCAGAGCTTTACAAAGCACTTGACCCAGCTTACATCAAAGGGAACACTGTAAACGGTAAGATTTACGCTGTTCCAGTTGCAGCCAACGTTGCATCATCTCAAAACTTTGCCTTCAACGGCGCTCTTCTTGCCAAATATGGCATTGACATTTCAGGTGTCACTTCATACGAAACACTTGAACCAGTCTTGAAACAAATCAAAGAAAAAGCTCCAGACGTAGTACCATTTGCGGTTACGAAGAACTTTATTCCATCTGATAACTTTGACTACCCAGTGCCAAACGGACTTCCATTCGTTATCGACCTTGAAGGAGATACTACTAAGATCGTAAACCGTTACGAAGTACCTCGTTTCAAAGAACACTTGAAGACTCTTCACAAATTCTATGAAGCAGGATACATTCCAAAAGACGTAGCAACAAGCGACACTTCATTTGACCTTCAACAAGATACTTGGTTCGTTCGTGAAGAAACAGTAGGACCAGCTGACTACGGTAACAGCTTGCTTTCACGTGTTGCTAATAAAGATATCCAAATCAAACCAATCACTAACTTCATCAAGAAAAACCAAACAACACAAGTTGCTAACTTTGTCATCTCAAACAACTCTAAGAACAAAGAAAAATCAATGGAAGTGTTGAACCTCTTGAACACTAACCCAGAACTCTTGAACGGTCTTGTTTACGGTCCAGAAGGCAAGAACTGGGAAAAAGTTGAAGGTAAAGAAAACCGTGTCCGCGTCCTTGATGCTTACAAAGGAAACACTCACATGTCAGGTTGGAACACTGGTAACAACTGGATCCTTTACATCAACGAAAACGTTACAGACCAACAAATCGAAGATTCTAAGAAACAATTGGCAGAAGCTAAAGAATCTCCAGCGCTTGGATTCATCTTTAACACTGACAGTGTGAAATCTGAAATCTCAGCAATCTCTAACACAATGCAACAATTCGATACAGCTATCAACACTGGTACTGTAGACCCAGATAAAGCAATTCCAGAATTGATGGAAAAATTGAAATCTGAAGGTGCCTACGAAAAAGTATTGAACGAAATGCAAAAACAATACGACGAATTCTTGAAAAACAAAAAATCATAA
- a CDS encoding bacteriocin immunity protein, with product MTSLKWFAGGSERRCEAMAIIDHLLEDIKDAPQLSPLKNQLVIYKKRLKDDGTSTPFILSQMNVDISRVLIDNKLSLSKSQAEQIKKLRELSAIRYGY from the coding sequence ATGACATCATTAAAATGGTTTGCTGGAGGAAGTGAAAGGCGTTGTGAAGCGATGGCTATTATAGATCATCTATTGGAAGATATAAAGGATGCGCCTCAACTTTCTCCCTTGAAAAATCAGTTAGTGATTTATAAAAAACGATTAAAGGACGATGGAACCTCTACTCCATTTATTCTGAGCCAAATGAACGTTGACATCTCACGTGTGTTGATTGATAACAAGCTAAGTTTGTCAAAAAGTCAAGCCGAGCAAATAAAAAAATTGAGAGAATTATCTGCGATTCGCTATGGTTACTGA